A single region of the Sphingomonas sp. LY29 genome encodes:
- the pgsA gene encoding CDP-diacylglycerol--glycerol-3-phosphate 3-phosphatidyltransferase — MLTVPNLLTLSRILAVPILVFLLWRPTPIDYGITFILYCLVGITDYFDGYLARANGQISRLGQFLDPIADKIMVAAVIVMLIASRKMSGEPVIEGLHIIPALVILLREIIVSGLREYLAPLNVSMPVSKLAKWKTTLQLVSLGALILGGAFPHQLWVHQVGLGTLWAAAALTLVTGYDYLRIGLKHMD, encoded by the coding sequence ATGCTGACGGTCCCAAATCTTCTTACGCTTTCGCGGATCCTGGCGGTGCCGATCCTCGTCTTCCTGCTATGGCGACCGACGCCGATCGACTACGGCATCACCTTCATTCTCTATTGCCTGGTCGGGATCACCGACTATTTTGACGGCTATCTGGCGCGCGCCAATGGGCAGATCAGCCGCCTCGGCCAATTCCTCGATCCGATCGCCGACAAGATCATGGTCGCCGCGGTCATCGTCATGCTGATCGCCAGTCGCAAGATGTCGGGCGAGCCGGTGATCGAGGGGCTGCACATCATCCCCGCGCTGGTGATCCTGCTGCGAGAGATCATCGTGTCCGGACTCCGCGAATATCTTGCCCCGCTCAACGTCTCGATGCCGGTCAGCAAGCTCGCCAAGTGGAAGACGACGCTGCAGTTGGTGTCGCTCGGCGCGCTGATCCTTGGCGGTGCTTTTCCGCATCAGCTTTGGGTGCATCAGGTCGGCCTCGGCACTCTGTGGGCTGCGGCTGCGCTGACGCTCGTCACCGGTTACGACTACTTGCGCATCGGCCTGAAGCACATGGATTGA
- a CDS encoding MFS transporter — protein sequence MEASPKLLLRRRFLPIFVTQFLGAFNDNLFRTAMVMLVIYGIYRDATQEATFSAVAGGLFILPFFLLSALAGQLADSMDKARIVRIVKTAEIVIMVAGAAGLLLHNIPLLLLALCAMGVHSTFFGPIKYAILPQHLHPGEVLGGTGLVEAGTYIGILGGTLLGGVLVLQRPDGSFHAEWAAVGVLVVALIGRIAGQFVPPAHPDPDVPPFKMDWHIVRASNTLVRATLHIPRLFLAILAISFFWAMGAVLAAQFPPLVKNALGADQTVATLFLAIFSVGVALGSVAVNRLLGGQVSARYSPASALLMGLFVLDLYRRVKGWPAPVEQLRDLTTFLAMPGGWMIVLDLLGVAIAGGMFVVPLYAFLTTTVPPSETARTVAANNIVNSGFMVAATLVLTGAVILGVTVADSLLIVAVSSVIAAWLGWKLHLACD from the coding sequence ATGGAAGCATCACCCAAGCTCTTGCTGCGACGGCGGTTCCTACCGATTTTCGTCACCCAATTCCTAGGCGCCTTCAACGACAATCTGTTCCGCACCGCGATGGTGATGCTCGTGATCTACGGCATCTACCGCGACGCGACGCAGGAGGCGACATTCAGCGCGGTTGCGGGAGGGCTGTTCATCCTGCCCTTCTTCCTGCTGTCGGCACTTGCCGGTCAGCTTGCAGATTCGATGGACAAGGCGCGGATCGTCCGGATCGTGAAGACCGCCGAGATCGTCATCATGGTCGCGGGTGCGGCAGGGCTGCTGCTCCACAACATTCCGCTCCTGCTCCTCGCCCTGTGCGCCATGGGCGTGCATTCGACCTTCTTCGGGCCAATCAAATACGCCATTCTTCCGCAGCATCTGCATCCCGGCGAAGTGCTCGGCGGGACGGGCCTGGTGGAAGCCGGGACCTACATCGGCATCTTGGGTGGGACCTTGCTTGGCGGCGTGCTGGTGCTCCAGCGGCCCGACGGAAGTTTCCATGCCGAGTGGGCCGCAGTCGGCGTTCTGGTTGTCGCCCTTATTGGCCGAATTGCCGGCCAATTCGTTCCTCCTGCCCATCCCGATCCCGACGTCCCGCCGTTCAAGATGGATTGGCACATCGTGCGCGCGTCAAACACGCTGGTTCGGGCGACGCTTCATATTCCAAGGCTGTTCCTCGCCATCCTCGCCATCAGTTTCTTCTGGGCGATGGGGGCGGTCCTGGCGGCGCAGTTTCCGCCGCTCGTCAAGAATGCGCTCGGCGCAGACCAGACCGTCGCGACGCTGTTTCTGGCGATTTTCTCGGTCGGGGTCGCGCTAGGCTCGGTCGCGGTGAACCGGTTGCTCGGCGGCCAGGTTTCCGCTCGCTACTCGCCCGCGTCGGCGCTGCTGATGGGTTTGTTCGTTCTCGATCTCTATCGCCGCGTCAAAGGCTGGCCAGCGCCGGTCGAGCAGCTTCGCGACCTCACGACCTTTCTCGCCATGCCGGGGGGATGGATGATCGTGCTCGACCTGCTCGGCGTCGCGATCGCCGGCGGCATGTTCGTCGTCCCGCTTTACGCCTTCCTGACGACGACCGTGCCGCCATCGGAAACGGCGCGCACGGTCGCGGCCAACAACATCGTCAACTCGGGCTTTATGGTGGCGGCAACGCTGGTGCTGACAGGCGCGGTGATCTTGGGCGTAACCGTCGCGGACAGTTTGCTGATCGTCGCCGTGTCGAGCGTGATCGCGGCGTGGCTGGGATGGAAGCTCCACCTCGCCTGCGATTGA